From Haliotis asinina isolate JCU_RB_2024 chromosome 8, JCU_Hal_asi_v2, whole genome shotgun sequence, a single genomic window includes:
- the LOC137294774 gene encoding phosphatidylinositol-glycan biosynthesis class F protein-like produces the protein MAASMAGHGMSKQSVFKQSLTNVLICVILLSVVYIPANSKGPLDLIQKPLPLTLVYCGIITVSELLFWFATKQSKHFKILHAVQGAGLFMASVLLFHVVAVLYGAPFTEVTAETFHFALVLSTTSVLPACMFLGPHLNTWIRVFAHTNPDLGKESVVFITSISSVVGAWLGAFPIPLDWDRPWQVWPISCVLGTLIGYCAGLIVSAGHLYYKYTVFNKYKLT, from the exons ATGGCTGCGTCCATGGCTGGACATGGGATGTCAAAACAATCGGTGTTTAAACAAAGTTTGACAAATGTCTTGATATGTGTGATTCTTTTATCAGTTGTATACATCCCTGCTAATTCAAAGGGACCCCTGGATTTGATACAAAAACCCTTGCCATTGACATTAGTTTATTGTGGAATAATAACAGTGAGCGAACTGTTGTTTTGGTTTGCGACAAAGCAGAGCAAACATTTCAAG ATCctgcatgctgttcagggggcTGGGTTGTTTATGGCCAGTGTGCTCCTCTTCCATGTTGTAGCAGTCTTGTACGGAGCTCCATTCACAGA GGTAACAGCTGAGACATTCCACTTTGCCCTGGTGTTGTCAACAACATCTGTATTGCCAGCATGCATGTTCCTTGGCCCTCATCTCAACACATGGATTAGGGTGTTTGCCCACACCAA cCCTGATCTGGGGAAGGAGTCTGTGGTCTTCATCACCTCCATATCTAGTGTTGTGGGGGCATGGTTGGGGGCGTTTCCTATCCCCCTGGACTGGGACAGGCCATGGCAG GTATGGCCCATCAGCTGTGTTTTGGGGACACTGATTGGATACTGTGCCGGTCTCATTGTGTCAGCTGGCCATCTGTACTACAAGTACACAGTCTTCAACAAGTACAAGCTTACGTAG